GGTACGCCATCGGGGGCGTGCCGCCCTTCGGGCACCGCACCCGCACCCGCGTCCTCGCCGACCGCGCGCTGCTCGCCCACGACGTGGTGTGGGCGGCCGCCGGAACCCCGCACACCGTCTTCCCGATCGAGCCGAAGGCACTGGTCGCCCACGCCGGCGCCGACCTGGTGGACGTGCGCGAGCAGACCGCGTGACCCCGCTCGTCACGGCCGCCGTCCTGCTCGCCGCCGTGACCCACGCCGGCTGGAACGCCATCGCGCACCGCATCACCGACAAGCTCGTCGGCTTCACCCTGATCTCCGGTGGCGGGGTGCTGATCGGGCTCGCCATCACACCGTTCGTGGCGCTCCCGGCGAGGGCCGCGTGGCCGTACCTGCTGACGTCGGCGGTCGTCCACATCGCCTACTACGCCCTGCTGATGACCTCCTTCCGGCTCGGCGACTTCGGGCAGGCCTACCCCATCGCACGCGGCAGCGCCCCGCTCGTGGTCACCGTGCTGGCCGCCGTGTTCGCACACGAGGTGCCCGGCGACTGGGCGCTGGCCGGGATCGCCGTGTCCTGCGTGGGGCTCACCGGCGTCGGCCTGTGGGGGCTGCGCGGCAGCCGGCCCGACTGGGCGGCGATCGGCGCGGCCCTCGCGACCGGGCTGACGATCGCCGCGTACACGGTGATCGACGGACTCGGCGTGCGCGCCGCGCACTCGCCGCTCGGGTACATCGCCTGGCTCATGGCGATCCAGGGCGTCGTCATCCCGGCGTACACGTACGCACGCGCGCGTGCCGGCACCGTCCGGCTGCTGCGGCCCCACGCCGCCCTCGGCCTGCTCGGCGCCGCCCTGTCCGTGACCGCGTACGCCCTGGTGCTGTGGGCCCAGACCCGCGCGGAACTCGCCCCGGTCGCCGCGCTGCGCGAGACCTCGATCCTCGTCGGGGCCGCGATCGGCGCCGTGTTCTTCAAAGAGCGTTTCGGGGCACCCAGGATCGCGGCGGCCGGGTTGCTGGTGGTCGGCATCGGATTGATGCTGCACGCCGGGTAGCCCGGCAGGGCAGAGCCGCCGGGCAGCAACCGGACGACAGGGAGCCGTCAATGACCGACAAGCCGACCGTCAGCGTTCTGGGCACGGGGATCATGGGGGCCGCGATGGCCCGGAACCTGTGCCGCGCCGGACTTCCGGTGCGCGCGTGGAACCGGACACGGGAGAAGGCCGAGCCGCTCGCCGCCGACGGCGCGCGGATCGCCGGCACGCCCGCGGAGGCCGTCGAGGGCGCCGACGTGGTCCTGACGATGCTGTACGACGGTGCCACCGTCCTGGACGTCATGCGCGAGGCCGCGCCGGCCCTGCGGCCCGGTCCGGTGTGGGCGCAGTGCACCACCGCGGGGACCGAACTGATCGGCGACCTCGCGGCGTTCGCCCGCGAGCACGGGCTCGTCTTCTACGACGCCCCCGTCCTCGGCACCAGGCAGCCCGCCGAGGCCGGGCAGCTGACCGTGCTGGCCGCCGGGCCCGAGGAGGGCCGGGAGACGGTCGCGCCCGTCTTCGAGGCGATCGGCGCGAAGACCCTGTGGACCGGGTCCGACGGCGCCGCGGGCAGCGCCAGCCGGCTGAAGCTGGTCGCCAACAGCTGGGTGCTCGCGGCCACCGCGGCCGCCGGTGAGGTGCTCGCGCTGGCCCGGGCCCTGGACGTGGATCCGCAGGCGTTCTTCGGGCTGATCGAGGGCGGCCCGCTCGACATGGGATACCTGCGGGCCAAGGCCGCGCTGGTCCTCGACGGCAAGCTGACCCCGCCGTCGTTCGCCGTCGCCACCGCCGAGAAGGACGCCCGGCTCATCGTGCGGGCCGGCGAGCGCGGCGGCGTACGGCTGGACGTGGCCGCCGCGACCGCGGAGCGGCTGGCCCGCGCCGCCGCCCAGGGGCACGCGGACGAGGACATGGCCGCCGCGTACTTCGCCAGCTTCGAGGAGACCGCCGGCGACAAGGGCTGAGCGTGCCGCCGAGGTGACGTTCCCCGCGCGCGGGAGCACCCTGGAAACAGCTGGAAATCAGCTGTTTTCCGGAGGAGATCGTCATGATGCACACCGCTGTCGGATGGCATGTCGAGCTGGAGTTCATGGAGGACGATCAGCACACCAAAGCGGCGGCGCTGGTGCGCTTGCCCGACGGAAGCGAGGTGCGGGCGCACGGCCACGCCACCCGGCACCGCGTCGACGCCAATCAGCCAAGGGTCGGCGAGGAGATCGCCGGCGCCCGTGCCCTCAACGAACTGGCCATGGAACTGCTGGCCAAGGCACACGACGAGATCGACGCGGCATCCGGACGGACCTCGCACACGATCAACGTGTGACGCCGCCGCACCCGCCGTGCGTGCGACGGCCTACGCGAGCGCCGTGCGGACCGCCCGGACCAGCGCCTGCGCCCTCGGGTCCGCCGTCACGCTCGTGCGGAAGCCGTTGGTGACATAACCGAACGCGATGCCCGTGTCCGGGTCGGCGAACGCGAGGGCGCCGCCCCGGCCGGGGTGGCCGAACGAGCCGGGGGTGAGCAGCGGCGACGCCGCGCCGTGCAGCATGTAACCGAGGCCGAACCGGGTGCCGACCACCAGGACCCGGTCGGGGCCGGCGGACTGCTCGGCGCGGGCGAGCCGGACCGTCTCCGGGGTGAACAGCCGCGTGCCGCCGTCCACCTCGCCGATGAGCGAGGCGTAGAAGCGGGCCAGTCCGTCGGCGGTGGCGATGCCGTTGGACGCGGGCAGGACGGCCGCGCGGTAGGCGGGGTCGTTCTCGTCGGGCAGCGGGGTGATCGCCGCGAAGGCCCGCCGGGTGAGCGAGCCGGGGTCGGCGTACGCCTCGGCCACCGCGCGCTTGGGGCGGGTCTTCAGGGCGCCCGCGGCCTCCGGCGCCTCGACGGGCCCGACGCGGCCCACGCGCGCGTGCTCGGACTCCGGCAGGCCGAGCCACAGGTCCGCGCCGACGGGGCGGGCGATCTCGTCCGCGATCCACGCGCCAGCCGGGCGGCCGGTGATCCGCCGGATCAGCTCGCCGGTGAGCCAGCTGTAGGTCTGGGCGTGGTAGCCGTGGTCCGTGCCCGGCTCCCACACCGGCGCCTGCGCGGCGACGGCCGCGGCGCCCAGGTCCGGGTCGGCGGCCTCGGCGGGGGTCAGCGGGCGGTCCAGCACGGGCACGCCCGCGCGGTGGGCGAGCAGGTGCCGGACGAGGGTGTGCTCCTTGCCCGCCGCCTTGTACTCGGGCCAGTACGCGCCGACCGGGGCGTCGAGGTCCAGCTCGCCACGCTGGTGCAGGAGCAGCAGCGCGGCGGCGGCGACGCCCTTGGTCGCGGAGCGTACGATCTGCGCGGTGCCGGGCTCCCAGGGGGCCGTGCCGTCCACGTCCCGGGAGCCGGCCCACAGGTCGGCGACCTTGTGCCCGTCGCGGTAGACGGCGACGGCCGCGCCGCGTTCCCCGCGCTGCGCGAAGTTCGCCGCGAACGCCTCCCTGACCGGCTCGAAGCCCTCGGCCACTGTGCCGTTCACGTCCACGTCCGCTCGTTCCCTTCGGCTCGCCTTCGACAGTGGGTCCAACAGCCACTGTCGGCCTGGGATTCCTTGGTGGCGCTACCCGAGGAGAATCGTTACGTCGATGTTGCCGCGGGTGGCGTTGGAGTACGGGCACACCTCGTGCGCGGCGTCCACCAGCCGGGCCGCGACCTCGGGGTCGAGCACCGGCAGGGAGACGCTGAGGGCGACTGCGAGGCCGTAGCCGCGGTGCCGGTTCGGGCCGATGCCGACCTTGGCGGCGACCGTGGAGCCGGTCAGGTCGTAGCCCGCGCGGTTGCCGACGAGGATCAGCGCGTTGTGGAAGCACGAGCTGTAGCCGGCCGCGAAGAGCTGTTCCGGGTTGGTGCCGCTGCCGTCGCCGCCCAGCTCGGGGGGCATCGCGACCTTCAGCTGGATCTGGCCGTCCTGGCTGGTGACATAGCCGTCGCGGCCGCCGTGGGCGGTGGCCTCGGCGACGTACATGATCTTCGTCGGACGGGTGTCCACGGGGGTCTCCTCGACGGCGGTGCCCTCGGTCATGACCGGCCTCTCACGGGAACGGACGGCGAACAGGTTGCGCACAAGTGCATCGTGCACAAGGTACCGGCCGGTAGGTGGGTGGGCGGCGCCAGGGGGCGGCGACCATGGGTAACGCCGGACCGGTGTCCGCCGGATCAGCGCCGGTCGGCCGCCGCGCCGGCGCGCCGGGTCAGGTCCCACAGCGCCTCGCGCAGCGACGCGACCTGGTCGGCGCCGAGGCCCGTCGTGGTGAGGAGTGCGCCGGGTATGCGCGCCGCGCGCTCCCGGAGTTCCTCCCCGCGCCCCGTGCACGCGACGAGCACCGAGCGCTCGTCGCCGGCCGAGCGCTCCCGGCGCACCAGCCCCGCGCCCTCCAGCCGCTTCAGCAGCGGGGAGACGGTGCCGTAGTCCAGCCGCAGGGCGCGGGCGAGCTCCTTGACGCTGGTCTCGCCGCGCTCCCAGAGGACCAGCAGCACGAGGTACTGGGGGTAGGTGAGCCCGAGGTCGTCCAGGAGCGGACGGTAGGCGGCGGTGACCGCGCGCTGTGCCGCGTACAGCGCGAAGCACAGCTGGTCGTCCAGCAGCAGCGACCCCTCGGCGGCGCGGTCCTCGTTCGTCACGCGCCCATTGTCACGGACGCGCCCCCGCCGCCGGCACGGTGACGTGGGCCTCATCGGGGCGCGCAGCCGCTTGGCGCGGGCGACGCCGGGGAAGGTGAACACCTGTACGGCGAAGAGGACCGCAGGCTCACCGCGAGGCGCCGGCGGCCGCTCCGCGAGTCGTAAATCGGGAAATATGGGACATTAGGGAGAAAGCGGAAAGCGGTTCACAGCTTTCGCATAGGTCACTCAAGGTGAAAGGGCGGTCCGATGCCTGTGGTCGAGCAGTACGCACGCGCCCACATCGTCACGGACGAGGAGGACCCGGGGGCCGTGGCCGTGGTGCTGCGGTACGACCCCGAATCCGATCCACGGTCGGTCCGGGTCGGCCTGCCCGGTCCGCACGAGTGGACCTTCTCCCGCGCACTGCTGGAACGGGGCCTGCGGGCGCCGGCCGAGAGCGGCAAGGTACGGGTGTGGCCCTGCGGCCGGGTGCAGGCCGTCGTCGAGTTCCACACCGACAACGGTGTCGAGGTGGTCCAGTTCGACTCGAAGGCGCTGCTGCGGTTCCTGCGCCGCACCTACACCGCCGAACCCGTACACAGCTGATCAGCCGCCCATCTTGAGCAGGGCCGCCACGATCGGTCCGGCCGTGTCGCCGCCGTGGCCGCCCGCCTGCACCACGCCCGCGGCCGCGAGGTCGCCCTTGTAGGCGGTGAACCAGCCGTTGGGCTTCTTCTGCCCGTCGACCTCGGCGGAGCCCGTCTTGGCGCCGTAGTCCCCGCTCATGCCCGCCATCGCCTTGGCCGCCGTGCCGTAGTCCGCGGTGAACCGCATGACGTCCTTCAGCTGGGACTGCGTCTTCGCCGACATCGTGCGCGCGGCCTTCGCCAGCGTGCGGTGGTCGACGTCGGGGGAGACCAGGTACGGCTGGTGGAAGGAGCCCGCCTCCACCGTGGCCGCCACCGACGCCATGTTCAGCGGGTTCATGCGCACCCCGCCCTGCCCGATCAGCGAGGCGCCCATCTGCGCGCCGCTCTGCACCGGCACCGAACCGTCGAAGGACGGCACGCCGATGGCCCAGTTGTCCAGGCCGAGGCCGTAGACCTGCTGGGCCTCCTTCGTCAGGTCGCTGTTCGACAGCTTCGGCGCGAAGTCGATGAAGGCGTTGTTGCAGGAGGCCCCGAAGCTCTGCTTGAACGTGCCCTTCTTGATCTCGGAGTCGTCGTCGTTGTGGAACGTCCAGCCGGCCAGCTTGTACGTCTTGGGGCACGGGTGCGACGCGTCCGGGGTGATGAGCTTCTTCTCGAACAGCATGGTCGAGGTCACGATCTTCATCGTGGAGCCGGGCGCGAGCGAGCCCTGGAAGGCGACGTTGAAGCCGTGGTCGGTGTTGGCGACCGCCAGGATCTCGCCGGTCGAGGGCCGCAGCACCACCACGGACGCCCGCTTCTGCCGGGCCACCTGCTTCTCGGCCGCCGCCTGGACGGCGGGGCTCAGCGTCGTCTTCACCGTGCCCGGCGTGCCCTTGCTCAGCTCCACCAGCGTCTTGTCGGACAGCCCGGCCTTCCGCGACGCCTTGCCGCGCACCACGCGCAGCTCGATGCCGGCCCTGCCGCCCGCCGTCTTGCCGTACTTGTCCCGCAGCCCGTCCAGCACCGTGCCCAGCGACGGGTACTTGGCGGCCGTCAGCTCGCCGCCGTCACGGTCCAGCGCCTTGATCGGCGGAGTGCCCGACTCGCCGGTGACGAGCGTGTCGCCGTCCTTCAGATCCGGGTGGACGACCGAGGGGCGCCAGTCGACCAGCGGCTTGCCGTCGCTCGCCCGCCGCACCACGGTCAGCGAACCGGCGTACGCCAGAGGCTTGCTGAGCTTCTGGTACGACACGGTCGCCTTGACGGAGAACGGCACCGTGTCGCCCTTGGCCGCGCCCGGGGTGAGCGTGACGTCCTTCAAGTGGGCGTCCTTCGCGACCCCGTTGAGCATCCGGGTGGCGGCGGAGGCGTCGTCGGTGGCGGCGGCCGCCTCGGCGAGCCTGCCCTGCTGCCACGCGGTCAGGAAACGGGTGGAGGCCGTGCGGACCTCGGCGGCGCTGAGCGGGCCGGTCTTGACGGTCTTGTGGCCGGCTGCGGCGGGGTTCCGCACGCCGGCTGCGGCACCGCCGCCGGTCAGCGCGTAGCCGGCGAACCCGGCGCCGACGACGACCAGGGCGATCACCCCGCCGACCAGCACGGGCCCGGTCGTCCTCCGTCGCTCGGCGACGCGCCTTCTCTTGCCCACAGCCTCAGTTCCTCCGTGCCTTCCCCAGGGTCCCCGCAGCCCTCACACTCCCCAACGACGGCACTCACCTTAAGGTGCCCGCGCCGGAGGGTGACGCCGACGGCCGATCCGTAGCACGGTTGCGACAATCCACGCGCGCGTGGCAGGCCGCCGGCCCGCCGTGAACAGCCGGATCAGACCCAGGTGTCCAGCCACATCCGCGACCGCCACGAGTCGATCGGGATCGCGGTGCCGGTGTACAGGGGCCAGAAGTAGATGAAGTTCCAGGCGATGAGCAGCACCAGGACGCCCGACGCCGTCGCGCCGATCACGCGGCGGGTGTCGGAGGAGCCCGGTGGGCCGACGATCGCGCCGATCATCATCGCCACCGCCAGGCACAGGAACGGCAGGAAGACGACGGCGTAGAAGAGGAAGATCGTCCGCTCCTGGTACAGGAACCAGGGCAGATAGCCCGCCGCGATGCCGCAGGCGATGGCGCCGGCGCGCCAGTCGCGGCGGAACGCCCACCGCCACAGCACGTACAGGATCGCGAAGCAGGCGGCCCACCACAGCAGCGGCGTGCCGATCGCCAGGACCTCGCGGGCGCACTTCTGGCCCGCGTCGGCCGGGCAGCCGTCGGCGCCGGGGTTCGGGGACTCGTAGAAGTACGACACCGGGCGGCCCAGCACGATCCAGCTCCACGGGTTGGACTGGTAGGTGTGCGGGGACGTCAGGCCGACGTGGAACTTGTACACCTCGTGCTCGTAGTGCCACAGGCTGCGCAGCCAGTCCGGCAGGAACGTCCAGCTGCCGCCCTTGCCGTCGGTGGCCGCCCAGTTGCGGAAGTAGCCGCCGGTGCCGTCGGCCGGGGAGAGGATCCAGCCGAGCCAGGACAGCAGATAGACGGCGATCGCCACCGGGACCGTCGTCACGAAGGCGAGGCCCGTGTCGTACTTCAGGGCCGCCGCGTACGGGTGCAGGGCGCCGGCCGTCCTGCGGGTGCCCACGTCCCACAGCACCGCCATCACGCAGAACGCGATCAGGATGTACAGGCCGTTCCACTTGGTGCCGATGGCCAGGCCCAGCATCAGCCCCGCCGCCCAGCGCCAGGGCCGCAGGCCGAACCGGAACGTGTCGGCCACGCGCGCGTCCGGGCGGACCCGGCCGTCGCGGCCGGCCGGCAGCGCGGCGGCCAGCCGCTCCCGCGACCGGTCCCGGTCGATGACCAGGCAGCCGAACGCGGCCAGCACGAAGAACATCAGCACGCCGTCGAGCAGCGAGGTGCGGCTCATCACGAAGTGCAGGCCGTCCACCGCCATCAGCGCGCCCGCCAGGCAGCCGAGGAACGTCGAACGGAACATCCGGCGCCCGATCCGGCACAGCAGCAGCACGCTCAGCGTGCCCAGCAGCGCCGTCATGAACCGCCAGCCGAACGGGTCGAACCCGAACATCAGCTCGCCCAGCCCGATGACGTACTTGCCGACGGGCGGGTGCACCACGTACGCCGCGTCCGTGGGGATCGGGAGGTGGCCGTGCGTCCGCAGCACCAGGTCGTTGGCGTTCTTGTCCCAGTTGACCTCGAAGCCCCGGTGGACGAGTGCCCACGCGTCCTTGGCGTAGTACGTCTCGTCGAATATCACCGCGCGCGGGCTGCCCAGGTTCCAGAACCGCATCAGGCCCGCCATCAGCGTCACCAGCAGCGGACCGCCCCAGCCCGACCAGCGCGTGATCCGCTCGGCCAGGACCGGCGGCACGCCGAGCACCTGCCACAGCCGGGGGCCGGGCCGCGTGTACGGCGGTACCAGCCGGTCGCGTACGTCGCCCGAGGGCGCGTCCTCGGCCGGTACGTACCCGAATCGGCGCAGCCGCTGCTGCCACGGCGGCCGCTGGTCGTGCGGCGCCTGGCCCTGCCGGAGGTCCGTGGAGGACGCGGTACTGGTCACCCGCGCCATGGTAGGGAACCGTTCTGTGCGAGTCCCGTGCATGTGGGGCAGTGGTCGGAATCGGGTCGGTTTCCGGTCCGCCGCGGGCCGCCCGCCGGTGCGGGCCGGGCTGTCGGCGGCTCCTGGGAGGATGGGGGTGTGACTGGAACCCTTGTCCTGGCAGGAACCCCCATCGGCGACATCGCGGACGCGCCGCCCCGGCTGGCCGAGGAGCTGGCCGGCGCCGACGTGGTCGCCGCCGAGGACACCCGGCGGCTGCGCCGGCTCACCCAGGCCCTCGGCGTCACCCCCAAGGGCCGCGTGGTGTCGTACTTCGAGGGCAACGAGTCCGCCCGCACCCCGGAGCTGGTCCATGAGCTGCTCGGCGGCGCGCGCGTGCTGCTCGTGACCGACGCCGGGATGCCGTCCGTGTCCGATCCGGGCTACCGGCTGGTCGCGGCGGCGGTGGAGCAGGACATCCGGGTCACCGCCGTGCCGGGGCCGTCCGCCGTGCTCACCGCGCTCGCCCTGTCGGGGCTGCCCGTCGACCGGTTCTGCTTCGAGGGCTTCCTGCCGCGCAAGGCCGGTGAGCGGCTGTCCCGGCTGCGGGAGGCCGCGGCCGAGCGGCGCACCCTCGTCTACTTCGAAGCCCCGCACCGGCTCGACGACACCCTCGCCGCGATGGCCGAGGTCTTCGGCGCCGACCGGCGGGCCGCCGTGTGCCGCGAGCTGACCAAGACGTACGAGGAGGTGCGGCGCGGTCCGCTGGCCGAGCTGGCGCGGTGGGCCGCGGAGGGGGTCCGCGGGGAGATCACCGTCGTGGTCGAGGGCGCGCCGGAGAGCGGCCCCGGGGACCTGGACGCGGAGGAGCTGGTGCGGCGGGTACGCGCGCGCGAGGAGGCGGGGGAGCGGCGCAAGGAGGCGATCGCCGCGGTGGCGGTCGAGGCGGGGGTGCCCAAGAGGGTCGTCTTCGACGCGGTGGTTGCTGCGAAGCGTTCGGGTGAGTGACAGCGGTTCGGTCGGCCGACGGCCCGGGGCGTGCGCCGGCGACGGCCGCGGGTGTGCGGGCGCCCGTTTCGCGCGGCTCCCGCGCGCCGCGGGTGACGCTGCGCACACCCGCTCTGAGCAGGGCTGTTCTCGGGTGAGCGGGCGGGCCATGAGACGGCAAAGGGCTGTCGCCGATGGCAAAGCGAAACGCCGCCGATCGGGGCCCTTTCTGCAAGGAAGGCCCAAATCGCCTCCAACACTCGACAGCCCGGCTGCGTTCGCGCCGGCGAAGGCGTCCACTGGTTGAAGAGACGCCCCGTTCCGGGGCGTTTGTCCAGCGGACAAGAGGAGCTGGCATGAGCGAGATCGCAGGGCAGACCGGCCTCCGTGGCACGCCCACCGCCGTCGTCCACGAGTCGTACGCCTTCGCCTGCATGCGATGCGGGCACGGCTGGGAGCAGTCGTACGAGATAGAGCACCACAGGGACGGCGACGGGCAGGAGTTCGTGCTGTACGTGGCCGACGGCCGGGTCGTGCCGTCGCCGCTGAGCCGGCCGCGCTGCCACAACTGCGACGGTCATGTCGTACGGATCATGCGGGCGGGGCAGGTCTCCTCGGTGCGCGGCGCCGCCGACCCGCACCACGTCGTGCCGCAGGCGGGCCCGGTCGAGGCGCCGCAGGTGCCCGACCGGCCCGAGGAGCGGCACCACTGGCATCTGTCGGATCTCCTCCACTCCTTCCACCGCAAGGCCGGCTGAGCGGATCGCCGGCCGGTGCGGGCATGCCCCTTTCGTAGGATCGGGGCATGCCTTCGAACGCCGGCCAGACCGCCAAGGGCGACAAGAACGCCGCACCGCCGCTCCCGGCGCCGCTGCGGATCCCGGTCGCCGACTCGCACACCCATCTCGACATGCAGTCCGGCACGGTCGAGGAGGGCCTCGCGAAGGCCGCGTCGGTGGGGGTGACGACCGTCGTCCAGGTCGGCTGCGACATCAAGGGCTCTCGGTGGGCCGCCGAGACCGCCGCCGCCCACGACAGCGTCCACGCCGCCGTCGCCCTGCACCCGAACGAGGCCCCGCGCATCGTGCACGGCGATCCCGACGGATGGTCCCGGCAGGGCGCCCGCGAGCCCGGCGGGGACGCCGCGCTGGACGAGGCCCTCGCCGAGATCGACCGGCTGGCCGCGCTGCCCCAGGTCAAGGGCGTCGGCGAGACCGGGCTCGACTACTTCCGCACGGGCCCCGGGGGCAAGGCGGCCCAGGAGCGGTCGTTCCGCGCGCACATCGAGATCGCCAAGCGGCACGACAAGGCGCTCGTCATCCACGACCGGGAGGCGCACGCGGACGTCCTGCGCGTGCTGAAGGAGGAGGGCGCCCCCGAGCGCACCGTCTTCCACTGCTACTCGGGCGATGCGGAGATGGCACGGATCTGCGCCCGCGAGGGCTACTACATGTCCTTCGCGGGGAACGTCACCTTCAAGAACGCCCAGAACCTGCGGGACGCCCTCGCCGTCGCCCCGCTGGAGCTGGTCCTCGTGGAGACCGACGCGCCCTTCCTCACCCCGGCGCCGTACCGTGGCCGGCCCAACGCGCCCTACCTCGTCCCGGTCACGGTCCGGGCGATGGCCGCCGTGCGCGGCATCGACGAGGACGCGCTGGCCACGGCCCTGGCCGCCAACACGGCCCGCGCCTTCGGGTACTGAACCCCCCGCTCGTCTGCTAGTACGTAAATAGGCCGAACGGCTCGACGTGCAACTGTGCGTAGTCGAGTCGCTTTGGAGAGTGACGAACGCTCCGCTAGGTTCTGTGGGCCCGATCCGGACCTCTCCGGACCCCTCTGGCACCTCTGGAGCGTGTCGGCGTGAGCAAGTCGCAGTACGAGACGTTCGGGACCGATGGGCCGCAGGAGCGGCACGAGCAGCCCGGTGCGTCGTCCCACCAGCCGCCCGGGCCCCAGCCGCCGTACGAGCCGTACGGCCCTGGCACCTGCCTGCACACCGCTGAGACCCTGCCGTCCGGGCTGTACCGGGACACCTACCGGCCGGCCTACGAGGCGCAGGCCCACCTCGTCCAGGAGCCGGAGCGGCCCCGGCGGGGCGTGGGCGTGACCCGCGCCCCGGGCGGCCCGGACGAGGAGGCGCACGACGACGCTCCGGCCGCCGAGGTGAGCGGGCGGGCCGCACGCCGGCGCAGGGCGCGCGGCATGGAACGCCCGGAGTCCGCCGTGCGCCGTCTGCTGCCGCAGGCGCTGGTCGTGGCCTTCCTCGCCGGCGGCACCACCGCCTTCGTCGCCCAGGACAAGGCGGTCGAGCTGACCGTCGACGGCCATCAGCGCACCCTGCACACCTTCGCCGACGACGTGCGCGGGCTCCTCGCGGAGGAGGGCGTGCGCGTCGGGGCGCACGACATGGTGGTGCCCGCCCCCGACACGGCCCTCGCCGGCGGCGACGAGGTCGCCGTGCGCTACGGACGCCCCGTCCGGCTCACCCTCGACGGCAGGCGGCGCGAGGTGTGGACGACGGCGCACACCGTGGAAGGCGCGCTGAACGAGCTGGGGGTGCGCGCGGAGGGCGCCTACCTGTCCGCCTCCCGCAGCCGGCCCATCGGACGCGCCGGACTCGACCTCGACGTACGCACCGAGCGGACCGTCACGGTCATGGCCGACGGCCGCTCCCACGCCATCCGCACCAACGCCGCCACCGTCCGCGAGGCCGTCGAGGAGGCCGGCATCACCCTGCACGGCCAGGACACCACCTCCGTCCCGCCCGACAGCTTCCCGCGCGACGGGCAGACGGTGACCGTGCTGCGGATCAGCGGCACCCGGGAGGTCCGCGAGGAAGTGATCCCGTTCAGGGTCGAGCGGGTCAAGGACCCCACCCTGTTCCGGGGCGCCGAGGTCGTCGTGCAGTCCGGACGGCCCGGGCTGCGGCGCGACACCTACCTCCTGCGGACCGTCAACGGCGTCCGGGACAAGGCGCGCCGGGTGACCTCCGAGGTGGTCCGCGGGCCGCGCACGCAGATCGTGAAGGTGGGCACCAAGGCGCTGCCGAGGACCGTGAGCGGCGCGGACGGCCTGAACTGGCGCGGTCTGGCCGTCTGCGAGTCCGGCGGCCGGTCGCACGCGGTCGACTCGTCCGGGACGTACGGCGGGCTCTACCAGTTCGACACCCGCACCTGGCACAGCCTCGGCGGCAGCGGCCGCCCCCAGGACGCCCCGGCGGCGGAACAGACCTTCCGCGCGAAGAAGCTGTACAAGCGCCGGGGGACGTCGCCCTGGCCGCACTGCGGGGTGCGGTTGCACGGATGAGGCGCTGTAGGGCTCGCTGTCAGCGGCCGGGTGCCGGTTCGATGGCGCGGGATCCGGGCGCCGCCGGGCTTCCGGTCCGTGGCCGGGTGTGGGTTCGAGGGTGCGGGGGCCTGGCGTCTCGGGCTCGCTGTCCGTGGCGGGGCGCGGGCGGTGGCGGCCGGGCGCGCCCGGTGCCGGCGAGCCGGGCGGCCGGGTCCCCGTACTCTTGTCCCCGTGAGCAGCCCCACCCCCGACGCCCTTCTCGGACCGGCCGACATCCGCGAACTCGCGGCAGCGCTCGGTGTCCGTCCCACCAAGCAGCGCGGCCAGAACTTCGTGATCGACGCCAACACGGTCCGCCGTATCGTGCGCACCGCCGAGGTCCGCCCCGAGGACGTGGTCGTCGAGGTCGGGCCGGGGCTCGGCTCCCTCACGCTCGCGCTGCTGGAGGTCGCCGACCGGGTGACCGCCGTCGAGATCGACGACGTGCTCGCCGCGGCCCTGCCCGCCACCATCGGGGCGCGCATGCCGGCGCGCGCAGACCGGTTCGCGCTGGTCCACTCCGACGCGATGCACGTCACCGAACTGCCCGGCCCCCCGCCGACCGCCCTGGTGGCGAACCTCCCCTACAACGTCGCCGTCCCCGTGCTGCTGCACATGCTCGACACCTTCCCGAGCATCGAGCGGACCCTCGTCATGGTGCAGTCCGAGGTCGCCGACCGGCTCTCGGCCCCGCCCGGCTCGAAGGTGTACGGCGTGCCGTCGGTGAAGGCCAACTGGT
This genomic interval from Streptomyces sp. NBC_00557 contains the following:
- a CDS encoding ubiquitin-like domain-containing protein, whose translation is MSKSQYETFGTDGPQERHEQPGASSHQPPGPQPPYEPYGPGTCLHTAETLPSGLYRDTYRPAYEAQAHLVQEPERPRRGVGVTRAPGGPDEEAHDDAPAAEVSGRAARRRRARGMERPESAVRRLLPQALVVAFLAGGTTAFVAQDKAVELTVDGHQRTLHTFADDVRGLLAEEGVRVGAHDMVVPAPDTALAGGDEVAVRYGRPVRLTLDGRRREVWTTAHTVEGALNELGVRAEGAYLSASRSRPIGRAGLDLDVRTERTVTVMADGRSHAIRTNAATVREAVEEAGITLHGQDTTSVPPDSFPRDGQTVTVLRISGTREVREEVIPFRVERVKDPTLFRGAEVVVQSGRPGLRRDTYLLRTVNGVRDKARRVTSEVVRGPRTQIVKVGTKALPRTVSGADGLNWRGLAVCESGGRSHAVDSSGTYGGLYQFDTRTWHSLGGSGRPQDAPAAEQTFRAKKLYKRRGTSPWPHCGVRLHG
- the rsmA gene encoding 16S rRNA (adenine(1518)-N(6)/adenine(1519)-N(6))-dimethyltransferase RsmA, producing the protein MSSPTPDALLGPADIRELAAALGVRPTKQRGQNFVIDANTVRRIVRTAEVRPEDVVVEVGPGLGSLTLALLEVADRVTAVEIDDVLAAALPATIGARMPARADRFALVHSDAMHVTELPGPPPTALVANLPYNVAVPVLLHMLDTFPSIERTLVMVQSEVADRLSAPPGSKVYGVPSVKANWYAEVKRAGAIGRNVFWPAPNVDSGLVSLVRRAEPVKTTAAKEEVFAVIDAAFAQRRKTLRAALAGWAGSAAAAEAALVAAGVSPQARGESLTVEEFARIAENREAGA